AGGATTATGAAGCGGTGTTACAATGGCTGATTTGTCATTAGTTTGCATTTTGCAGAGCTTATATTGCTTAGAGAATATATGGATATCCTAAGTAAATATAGGATACGTACCTTCAACCCTTGGGTTAGGGTTCTGTCACCAGGCCCATGGTTCTTAAGCCAATCAGATGCAatgacatcatttccaagagcATCCTTTGCTATGGTACCGCCACCGGCACCACCAGCCCTGTTCAGTTTCCCATGCTTAaggtaaaaaaatcaaaacaaaggaATTGCAGAAATCATAATTTGGCGTTAAAGTCCTATAATGGAGTTCAAGATTTGGATTGAAATAGGTTTTGCACTGTGGAACATACCATTTTCAAGGTAATTCaagaatctatatatataaatatatatatatatatatatatatatatttatacacacacacacacacacaacaacAACACTTCAATATGAAAGCTGAACGATATGTGTTGAATATAAagtttcttaaatattttggaAGGGTAAAAATTATAACTAGGAAACTTAAATTTATTAGGACGGGACATTAgaataagaaagaaaactgaACTCACCCTGGTGGGACGAAAAAGGAAGCATAAGGAACCAACATGCCAGCCGTGGGAAGAGAAAGAGCCCCTAACAAAAGCAGATTCATGAGCTCCCTCTTGCCCATGTCAGGTACGCGGTCGGATGGAATGCTGGTGGCCTGGCAAGTAATTTTCACACCCGTTTCCTTCTTCGCCAACTGGGTTTTTGTGGGCTTCACCATCAAAGCTTGGGACGAAGAAAACAATCCATTCTTACTTGAACACAGCTGAAAACAAACATGAGCAACTTTGAGCTTTGATTTTCAGACATCATATCGATATTTTGAGTTTTCAGCCAAGTCGCTGCATTAATTGGTTGCAGGAGTCGTAAAGTCCTTGAAGAGGATGCAATTTAGACTGTATATGAAGAATCGAGTACTTACCTGAGAAGTGGTTGAAGGGGAAAGAGTCGAGGCAGCCATGGAAGAGAATTTGAGAGGGGAGAGATGGGGGAGGCTGTACTAGATATGTGGAGGAGAGAAGGTATGTACATATTAGTTTCTAGATAAGGCAAAAGATTCGACTGACGGAGAAAGACGGTCTCATAGAGCCACATGTTGCAGATATGCAACGTTAGTGTTCAGAAGTCCTATCTCCTTTATGAAGCTTGTTAAACTACCTAAATAAATGAGTCAGTCCGGTTATAATTaagattgattttatatttttcgtcTGACGATtaagattaattaaaaaaattgatgctaGCTTGTATATGAAGAATGTAATTTCCCCAAgatcaaattattttatgtgaatccAAGAAAACAGAACATTAAATCATATCTCACTCGGTTTTCAGTCTTTCCACCACTTCAAACCAGTGACATGCGACGGGACCGTAGTTCTTTGTTAGTTTAACGAAAATTACCATAGCGTTAACGTATTTGAACCTCCATGATTATTTAGTATGAATATATTTATGCATTGATTTCattcaaaaaaccaaaacaaaaccaaaaaaacccatCAACAAGTACATTTTgggacaattttttattttaaaaatacaaacatcTTGGACTTTTAAGTTTTAAGCCTTTCTACGACAACTTGGACCCTCACCCAAGTGGACGCTCCCTGACATGTAATCAAATTTCTTCAACTCTTCCTTACATTTGTTCAAATAGAGGCATTTCGGCCAAAATTGGATGAACAAAAAATCGGATGCAACACAAAAATCTCCTCGCTGATTGCTCCACCAATACAAATACAGATAAACAAGCAATCTCGTTGCAGAGCAGAAACATAATACAATACAAAAACTTACAGTGAAAAAACAGGTAAATTgttgtttcaaatttttctgtGAATTTCataaagttcattttttttttaaataattgatcaTAATGTCTATATCCGCAAATGCTCTacaacccaaagacacagtttggTGATAGTCCAGATTCTATGAGACTTCATGGTACCTATTTCCTGTTGGATTGGAATTTCCTAATCTGCCAGGTGTCACTTAACTGTTAAGCCTCTCAAAGAAATATAGATACCCCATATCTTTGGGGGGATTCACGGAGGCACCGACTTTGTCATCATTGTAAATAACCCATCTACCTTCTTTAAATATGTGAGCGACATAGTGACCACATTGAGTGGAGGTTCCAATGTGGCTAACTATTCCAATCAGTCTATACCCTGTGGAATTCAGACATTTTAATCAAATGTTGTCAGAAGCGAAATAACTAGAGAACTGTCAAGTTAGAAAAAGGACAACAAAAACCAGTTTTAATAGTTACCAATGATACAGTAATATAATCATCTCATGAAATATGGACTATAATCgaaagaaaacaacaatgatTAGTAAAGAGCAACTGCATTATCAGCTTTAGTCCAATTGTGTTTTTGAAAATCTGGACATTTTGAAATGGAGTACAAAACGTGATAAATATGCAGAATACATAGTTAAATCTCCGCAAGTGAAGAAGCATTGTATATGTTAGTCAACAGCCTATCCTATGGTCATGTGAAATGCACCCAGAGCACAAACGTAGATAATAGAAACaaagataaaaacaaatgaACTGATTATCTAAAAGCACAACTTTTTTGATTGAGTTTACTTTGGCACGTGAACTTCAACAAAAGGAAGCAGCTAATACAAATGCTACACTAGTTTGCATGCGGAAGAAAAAATTGTGCCCACGACAAGGGAAGCAATAGCAGCCAAGCCACACGGAAACATACTCAAAGAAATACAAGTATGAGACagtataacattaaaaaaataaataaacttataaagaaGGAACTCACTCCCTCCTCCATCAGGCAGTCCAGCATCGGTGGGAGTAGGTGCAGTGTTTGATGTGGTAGCATCCAGATCCAATGAAGAAGGATCAGGATTGCTAAAAATCCAATCTGTTGCTTTCTCGATGTCACCACCCTGAAAATAGAAAAGGGCATTACAACCCAAAATAAGATAGGAAATTTCCAGTATTTAGAAACCTAATAGTTATGTGTAAATGCTGTTCTGAAAAGAATTGAGAAGGAACAAAATACTTACCGAAACCTTCAGTGCTTTTCTAGCAATTTCTTCTTGAAAACCAAATGAAATCAAAGTATCAACTTTTGATTGGTCAAGGCTCAAAGCCTCAGCACCTTCTGCCTCTTGGGAAATAGGAACATCGATATCTGGGAAAGCAAAAGTGCATAAACATCATTTGGTGTCAACAcaatagaactcaaacaatttaGGTAACAGCTCTCAAAAGctgtattttttataagttattgaGCTAAAAGTTATTGTTTTCCATGGTGAAGTTTACTTTTCTACAAGGTAACACTGTTTCAAATACCTGGATCATCCATATGAGAAAGTAACCAATTCATTGCCTCTTCGACACCAGTGTTTGAGGTCCTTACGGCAGCTTTCTCACAATGAAAATGGTTGAATCCCATTGAGACAAGCTGAGAAACAATATCCTCATCTGGTAAGGGCTTATTTGGTTCTCTGTCACCCTCTGGAACTGtgttgtaaataaaaaaatgccaaGAAAAATACCATATCAATTGCCAATGCAAGCATACCAAAGCAAACAATATTTAAGTCTCAAAAGCCTAGGCAATTTTTATAATGCTAACTAAGACATGCTAAACGAGCAGCAAGCCAATGCACTTGGATGGGGCAATTGCACATGGTCATCCGCCTATTCTTCTctcaacaaaaatgaaaataaataccGACTCCAACCCCAGTCAACCGCATAGAACACACTCATTCTTCAGCCAtagagaccaaaaaaaaaaaaacctactgAAATGGGGCTTACCTGCAGCTACCAacttaaaaacacaaaacaccAAAATATGCATCCTACTAATTACAACTTAAGCATCTAATCAGTTCAACCACGAACATGAAAAGAAGTCTGGTTTGAAGGATGTCAACAACTATATCCTGAAGTAAGTTTGggatgtgtgtgtgcgcgcacaCGCACGCCCTACAACAGAAGACAGGGACTgggaacacacacacacacacagagtatATGTACAGAGATTCTATAAAGTGTGATTGTTAATTGAGAGAAAATATGTAACTAGACATAAATATGCAGGCATAATTTATAGTTCAAAGGTGGTGCTGGGAAGGGAGGATAGAATGCTGTGGGTTCACGCAGGAAATTCCAAGTtctctgtttcttcttcttacaGAATTTTAACCTGTCACAGGAGCTGTGAGtttccttggaaaaatatttggagagtGAAGGTACCTACCAAGGTGGCTTTTTTCAGTTGGGTGGTATCTCTGGGCAAAGTTTTGACCACTGATAATCTTAGGAGGAGAGGTATGTGCATAGCTGATTGGTGTGTCACGTGCAGAAGGATGGAGAATCTGTaaatcatctttttcttcactgTGACGTGGCCATGTCTTTgtgaaatgagatttttaaacGGACAGGTATACTTTGGGTAATGCCTAAGGACGTGATGGATCTACTTGCAGGTTGGCATGGTTTCAAGGGAAGAAAGAATGTAGCTGATATTTGAAGTTGATTCTTTCATGTCTGATGTGGTGTCTCTGGCTTGAAATGAATGGGAAATGCTTTAAAGACAGAACATTCGATGGGAGAAtttttctttagtacttttGTATTTGTGGGCTAAAACTCTTGTAATGGCTGATGTTAACTTTCTGAATTTGTAttagcttttcttttgtttttagagtgatgtaggtatttcctttgtatacatcctgtatacttgggcttttcCTATTCTTGGGAATAAAGTTtctcattaattataaaaaaataaatcttgtgACACGAGTTAAAGGAAACTTCGAAATTCCAGAAAGATGACATACCGCCATCCGGTAATAGCTCTTCCCCAGGTTGAAGACCCTTGCTGCGCATGTGACTGATATCTATGATATCAGGAACATCAATGTAGACATCTGTATGGCCAGATACAATATACTATAACAACAGTTTTGAAAGTAAGCTAAAAAAATGCGCAAGATGCAGAAAGATACCAAGCTTTTTTGGCACCCAGCCCGCCTCCATAACAAATTTGCGCATGTGCAACACCAAGTAATCAGGGAACGAAGTCAGACCTGCAGTCCTGCagtatgaaaatgaaagagagaaaTGAACAGAGATAGCTAAACATAACTCTCTTCATCTCCAGGAATCAATCGCCTAATATTCGGGATGTGATTGTCATTAACAGTTCATCCTTCCTAACTCCAAGAAAAGAGTGACTACCACTTCCTAAAAAGAAAAGgctaaaaaggaaagaaaaaacaagaaagacCTAACCAATCAAAATGGACTTCATTGGTAGAAATATGAACCATCTGATCACTGACAAGATAACCAGCCTGCGGCTGGTAGGTGAATCACATGGATAGGTGAGCCAGTGACAAATTAGCCTGCTTAACTTTTATAGTATGCATggatatacattaatatataaaacagGTATCACATCACCAAATAAGTAGCACTCTAAAACAACAtatttccaaataaaaaatatattaaaaccaatgaaaaataacaaagcTTACTTGACTGCCATTGTCTTAGCCTTCAAGGCAGTGCTGTAAAATTCATGTATCTCCTCCGGAGCTGAAAAGCTTGCAAGGCATGCTTCTAGAGGCACCCTTGGACGTACAATTTCATCGCTGGATCTGCATAAACTAGAAATTATAAGCAAGAAATCTAATGGGCAAAAGCATGATGCTGGACCCATTAGAACTTACACTTTCTTCCCTTCTGAAATCTTTTCTGCTTTCAATTTCTGAAATACTTCTAGATCTTCTGAatcctcaaaacaataatacCATTAGCATAGTAAGTTTGGGAAGAATCTTCCAGAAAGAGAGGACTACAGAAATTTACCTTTATTAGTAGCCTCATGCAATGGAATATTTAGTGAAAGGATGTAGTCAAGCCTTCTATGGTAAGTAACTTTTCCAGATGAACATAATATTCGATCTTCGATACCAAACTTGAAGCTCCTTGCAGGATCCAATTCAGGGTTTGCAGCATTAGCTCGTTCAACTTGGTCAAGAAAATGTAGGAAGAATTCCAGGGCATCCTAAATACATTGGTAACAAGTATAAACATAAGACATAAGCATGAAGTACAATAACATAATATCATGAAGGGGACAAAATAAGCATTTCATAAACTAAGCCCAAGGCAGGTGCGGAAGCTAGGCATTATTCCCAATAAGTTGAAGCACATAGAGCCAATATTGGGCCATAGATAGTTAATAAACAAAACCAAGACATAagcacataaacaaaaaaataaacaaaaccaaGACAGCAAAGACAAAAGCACATAGTCACCTAGATGTGCTGTTTTCCACTTGAAATTGATCAAACATATTGcacatttaatttttaaaacagcACAGCCTCCTAACAAAAGGTTAATTGTCTGATATCATAAACCCATTCTTGCAGAAGGTTCTCTAATCAAGTTTGCGATTGTAATTATCATAAATCATAAACCATAATCAGATTATTTTGAAACATCTACCATAATAAAACTTTGCCAAATTATTTAATAAGTGATCCAAAACATTGGAATGCTAGTGAGTCGAAGGATCTAGAAACCACTCTCTAACAGTTAGTTTAGTTCAGTCCAAAACTTTCTAGTATTATTATTCATGAGATTCAACGCTAGAATTTGGTAAAAATTCTCCCTCATTAATGCAATTGCTCTTCAAGTACCAATTAATTCGCTTATGTATGTGACTATTAAAAAGAAGGGTTTTCTACTGTTTTCGTTATTCATGCATTGAGGTTCCACTATTAGGTTGGCAAGTGACGTTGTGTACAAACAGATCTCTTTGACACTGTTGTCCAAGCTGGACAATGGGCCATTGCTGTTTTGGAGGTCAATTCCATCAATCCAGATCGCAAGTCATCAAGAGTCGGTTCAATTATTGTCAGAAAAAACTGACGTCAAAAAACAAGCATTGAACTGACCACATGGTTTCACTAAAACAACTACTCAGTCAGAGGTCAGTCAGAGGTCCCACATAATTTATGCATGTTTGTATAGTCTACCATCcaaatctcattcaattgaCCTGCTCATGCAGCCCCCAAATGCCATATGCAGTGTTTATGCTAATTGTCACGGTTCTCTTTTCTTATGAGTTAAGAGTCACAAGTTATCTTATGTATTAGAAAAGGAGAAGGTATAATATATAAGAACAGTTcgcatatattaaaaaatctttttaacaTTGTAAGTAAAAGTAACTTTATTGAAGAGAATGAAATAGCCGTTGCCCAATTACACAGCGgtttataattaaatacttgCTAAAAAATCTATAGTTTATTACAAAACGAGTTTAAGGAAAAGAAGTTGATTATACCTGCTGTCTCATCGTAGAGAATTCAGGATGGCTAGCAGCAATAACTGCCTTGAACATTCGAGGGGGTATACCTTCCTGTTTCTAATATTTACACGAGATTGCAGAAGGAAACAAATGTAGAACATGTCAAAGTACCATCTTAAAAGAAATTTAGTTAAAATTCAACGTAGAACAATAAATAGCAAAGTGAAAAATTTGAGTAAGAAGAGTCTATAActaaaaattagataagaaagaaaaaaggtttCAGAGAACAATTATAAAACATGCAGTATGGATGTCAAAGTTTGAGAAAGAACAACAACACAGATGATGTGATGACAATCCAAAGCCTGCTTGAAAACTTCAAGGTTTAGAAATCTCATGGCATTCATAAATCCCGTGGAATAATTTAATAACTTAAAAGTACAAAGCTGACACCCTGAACACGAATGATATTCAACCAGAAAAAGCTTACAGCGGTTGTGGTTGAGGTAGCATTTGCATTATCATCTTTCTGGATGAAAAATAAGAAGATGTAAACCAAACAGAAGCATAAGCCATACTCTCGAGGAGCTTATTTTGTTAGAGTTACCATACCTCCAGTGCTGGAATAGAGTATTTACCGGATAGCAAACCATGCGACAGCTTAGTTCTGCCAAAGAACAAAAAAGCCTAAGAATATATCTACCACATGCAACAAAGATGATTGTGGCCAATTGAACACATGAACAAATGCACGCaagtttattaatttaaagtACAGTACATAATCTCAGCAATCTGCATATGCATAGCCAATTGATTTATATCACCAGGAACGCCTCTAATCTTGTTTTAATTAGCAACATGAAGAAAACCATAATTATCAGAAGAAATTGCATGAAAAGAATTAACAGCATTAATTTGCTAGTTACTTACAACTGCATATTAAGGTCTACAGTTGGATCAGCAGGAGCCATCTCAAAAGCCATTTTTAAACTTTGGGTCATATAGTATCTGATAATATAGTCACAAAAAAAATGTAAGTAAAAAAGTTTCATTAATATTCACAGGGAGAGGggacaaaataaaaaaactatgcTCACCGTGAACCAAAAGAACGTGTTGAACACACGACTTGCATAGTTGCTGCCAAGTAGCAGctgcaagaaggaaacaagaaaaCATCAAATGAGTAATTATTACCGAGCAGGCCCTAAAAAAGGTCAAATTTACCTGTTTCCAAGATTAACAAGTCCGGTATAACCTGGTCCGCATAGTGGTTCCACTTCCTGTCCACTTTCTTGGATTCGGTTCCAATCGAAATTAGTATTCTGGTCCAGTTCTCTCTCAGCAGTTGTCATTTCAGTCTGAAACAATAAATCGATAGTATCCCGATCAAACTAAATGTTAATTtgttataataacaaatatagtTGAGGTCAATACCCCCACCATAGTTATAGAAACATCAGCAGACAAATCAACAACAGAACCTTGCATGGTATAAATAGGTAAATAACAATTGAAGCCTGGGTGTtactataaaaatttaatttaaagaaaatgctCTCTAGATTATATAGGGGGTCTGATATCCAGGTAAACTGCCAATGCACAAGATGGAATCAATCAAATCCAAAACTAATTAACCAGACCCCAACCTAATTATAGGTGGCATATATTATTGAACACTGCACCTGACACAAGGTAGGATCATTAATACCATGCACAAACAGGTACTAAGGCATAACATTGATCTATAAGAGAAGAAAAGGAGAGCACCTTTTGTAATGAAGAAAAATCAATGCCAAAATGTGCTAGATGCTCTGCTAATAGAGGGTCCAGAACACTTTCATCCTCTGGGTAAGAGAAAACATCTGAGCTGCCCCAAGACATTAATCATCATTAGCACTCGTTACATTCAAGAATAACTCAGACAAAAACATAATATCGGCTTAGATGTTAATAATTAAACCACTAGGGCACTTATGCTTAGTCTGTTCAGACTGCAAGGAACTTTTTCAGTGCCAAGCAGCACATTTCTAATCGACAAATATGCAAGCAATGCAAGAtaacattaataaataaattaattaattaaaaaaaaacccaaacgtttttttttttttaataagaaaaaaaaaacccaaatgtGAAAGAATAACAGCTCAACTGGCTACTGATTTTCTCAGAACAGAACAGTATCATTAGGCTTTACACAGTCTTTTGCCTGTCATTTTTCCTATCTCCTAACAATTTTGAGATCCTGTTCTTAGAGAGGAGATACATTTTTGAGACATTAAGGGCATGTTTAGGtaataagatgatatgagaattctgtgaataatagtgaaacgGTTTGTAAATggtagtgaaattgtttgagttaggatgttttattgggttttgggaaatgagagagaaaaagttgaataaaaatattagaaagttaaaatattgtttggatataattttgtaatattatttttgttttgaaatttgaaaaagttgtattggttTTTATATtctgtttggaagtttgggaaaattgtaatgattcgataatgattagatgaaaaagtttgaaattgaaaagtgttttatgtttgagtgatatttgggaaggaaatcatgaaaagtTTTGATCTCATCTACGCGTCCAAACATGGCAtaattatcaaagacaacattgaTAGATTTCAGAAATCCCAAAAGGCAAGGAGGGGACACATTCCCTATATGGTGGGAGTCTGGAAGCACATACTAGAATCGCAACGGGCTAGAATAAAATTCTAGCATGATATAGGGCATGGAGAAAGAGACCTTAAGGATACATTCCCTCTAGTTTTTACAATTGCATGTGAAAAGGAGGGGCATAAGTGGCAGACCTCGTGGAGATGCCGGGTGGCTCAATCCAATGGAAGTTGGCAGCTTTTCTGATTTTTCAGCCAACACCATGGGGTTGAGAACTCAGGGAACTAACAAAATGTGGTGGGTACCCACTATAAAAGGTAAATTTTCTGTTCACCCCTTCTATAAGACCCTCACAAATCCACATAGCAATCATAGGTGCCTCTCAAGGCGGTATTTTTCCCCAGACAGCTTCTTTGGGCAAGATTTTGACTACGGATAACTTGCAGAAACGCCAGGTGATTGTTGAGAAGTGGTGCTATATGTGCAGGAAGAAGGCCAAGATAGTGGATCATTTGCTACTACATTGTGAGGTCATAGGGTGTTATGGGATGATGTCTTTAGAACATTGGAGTTAGCCAGGGTTATGCCTGCTACTGTGGTCGAGTGTCTGGCCAGCCAGACGAATTTGGGGGGTATTCCACCAATCACAGCTATGTGGAAGATAGTTCCTATTTTTATTCTATGGTGCCTATGGAAGGAACGAAATGATCAGaattttgaagataaggagcgcTCATTTGTGGAGATTAAGTTGTTCTTCTTTAATACTTTATTCCTATGGGCTAAAGCTGTGGATTTCAATGGCCtagatttttatgattttgttgtttctatttctctctcctaACTAGGCTTTACCTCTTGTATgctccctgtgtacttgggctttgcctattcttattaatataatcttttacttataaaaaaatataatgatgtaagacaattaaaatatagaaaCCCGGCCACCAATGAACGAgacaactataatatataacgCCAGCTTAGACTGAAATCCCAAAGCATATTTACTCCAGAGTTCAAGATCAAAGAACTAGATCGAGAGTAAGGTTGAAgttcaaaccttttttttttttatcagttgaAGTTCAAACCTCACTCAGTACTTATGTAActtaccaataaaagaaaattacaaaatgaaaatattttaagagatCGTGACAGGGGAAAGGATTTTATGGTATCATGTCAGAAAATGGTTAGTTCTAACAAGAAACTGGCAGTTTGTGAAAtaaatcaacttttttaaagACGAAATACGGTTGCTTCTACACAACAGCTCCAAACCACTTTTCTCAGCCAGCTAGGTAATCAGTCCttgcaaaaaataaagttttctGGCCCATGGGGCTACTGAAGTAAAGATAGAATCTTGCcaacaaaaaaagcaaaacaagaagataaataaattcagaattattattaataagaaaCCAGCATATTCTATCAAGATAATTAATCAAATACCGATCAAATCCAATTGGCAATTACCATTAAGCACAACTCAAATACCTACGTAATTATGGATATATGGGCAATGCTTGGaattaacaatttaaaatataaatataacaatGAATGAATCCTTCCACTGTCCTTAGCCCGGGGT
This Carya illinoinensis cultivar Pawnee chromosome 11, C.illinoinensisPawnee_v1, whole genome shotgun sequence DNA region includes the following protein-coding sequences:
- the LOC122280338 gene encoding cytochrome b6-f complex iron-sulfur subunit 1, chloroplastic-like encodes the protein MAASTLSPSTTSQLCSSKNGLFSSSQALMVKPTKTQLAKKETGVKITCQATSIPSDRVPDMGKRELMNLLLLGALSLPTAGMLVPYASFFVPPGAGGAGGGTIAKDALGNDVIASDWLKNHGPGDRTLTQGLKGDPTYLVVENDRSLATYGINAVCTHLGCVVPWNAAENKFICPCHGSQYNYQGRVVRGPAPLSLALAHADIDDGKVLFVPWVETDFRTGEDPWWA
- the LOC122280335 gene encoding ubiquitin carboxyl-terminal hydrolase 14, which translates into the protein MDLLRSNLSRVRIPEPTNRIYKQECCISFDTPRSEGGLFIDMNTFLAFGKDCVAWNYEKTGNPVYLHLKQIRKAVPEDRPSKKPTLLAIGVDGGFDNSESEYEETLTIVILPDYVTLPFPSVELPEKVRLAVDAILMAEGAERKEQVAAWIADKKQTSSYAVNLLQIDNGVIIPPSGWKCAKCDKKDNLWLNLTNGMILCGRRNWDGTGGNNHAIEHYKETGYPLAVKLGTITADLEAADVFSYPEDESVLDPLLAEHLAHFGIDFSSLQKTEMTTAERELDQNTNFDWNRIQESGQEVEPLCGPGYTGLVNLGNSCYLAATMQVVCSTRSFGSRYYMTQSLKMAFEMAPADPTVDLNMQLTKLSHGLLSGKYSIPALEKDDNANATSTTTAKQEGIPPRMFKAVIAASHPEFSTMRQQDALEFFLHFLDQVERANAANPELDPARSFKFGIEDRILCSSGKVTYHRRLDYILSLNIPLHEATNKEDLEVFQKLKAEKISEGKKVSSDEIVRPRVPLEACLASFSAPEEIHEFYSTALKAKTMAVKTAGLTSFPDYLVLHMRKFVMEAGWVPKKLDVYIDVPDIIDISHMRSKGLQPGEELLPDGVPEGDREPNKPLPDEDIVSQLVSMGFNHFHCEKAAVRTSNTGVEEAMNWLLSHMDDPDIDVPISQEAEGAEALSLDQSKVDTLISFGFQEEIARKALKVSGGDIEKATDWIFSNPDPSSLDLDATTSNTAPTPTDAGLPDGGGRYRLIGIVSHIGTSTQCGHYVAHIFKEGRWVIYNDDKVGASVNPPKDMGYLYFFERLNS